A genomic region of Papaver somniferum cultivar HN1 chromosome 7, ASM357369v1, whole genome shotgun sequence contains the following coding sequences:
- the LOC113299710 gene encoding probable LRR receptor-like serine/threonine-protein kinase At3g47570 isoform X1, whose product MKSSKRSFIFIICVTLLLFSNYFLPTSQYLIAETDRLSLLAFRDNINDPLGALTSWNESSHCSNWTGIECGRRHPSRVVGLDLRSMSLKGSISPYIGNLSFLKYFVLFDNHFSGGIPEEIGHLSRLEVLFLANNSLTGKIPRNLSSCKSLKLLALIQNNLVGGIPAELGSLSMLQQLHLMKNYFSGTIPVSLSNLSFLTRFDLSWNNLQGNIPSELGQLSRLSKFSISVNNISGTIPHQIFNISSITVFSVSVNKLHGSIPPYIGTSFPRLETFYIGKNRFSGVLPYTISNLSKLSILDVSQNQFTGPVPKLGSLHGLIIVTFDGNHLGGGEVDDLGFFNSLSNCSHLELFSIVYNNLSGQLPASIANLSTKLTKLYMGQNNIFGEIPPGIENLVSLNGLGMESNQLTGSVPVSIGKLPKLILVNIEDNQFSGKIPSNICNSTQLEVVGFSFNRLHGDIPSNFGNCSKLRLLYLYENQLTGTIPKQLFGLSSLSDSLDLSSNHLTGDLPSEIGNLVKIVRLDLSNNQLSGNIPSSFKNCLGLQELHLDGNLFEGVIPPSLRSLKGIEYLGLSRNNLTGQIPKYFETFVSLVYLNLSSNHLEGEVPKLGVFKNISAFSVDGNDKLCGGIPILRLPSCPSHASKKKSKQFHLKRLLLIIFGVVVCVILLGSFLIWFWRRKATISSSSLKTLVEDKFRKVSYSELLKATNGFSSENLVGVGSYGSVYKGLLTLSQETTTFVAVKVLDLQRRGASKSFMAECEAMRSIRHRNLVKMLTSCSSIDFKGNDFKALISEFMPNGSLESWLHPVGDGEQLQRSARRSLSFIERLNVAADVASALDYLHHHCQTPIVHCDLKPSNVLLDDDMNGHVGDFGLAKFLGDVIINVETEHHTTSTSVGIRGSIGYAAPEYGMGSDVSTSGDIYSYGIMVLEMITGRRPTDIMFTDGLNLHAFAKTALLTDRVMEIIDPALLVPVRPEDGDGNTSEIQANTENNAKLRDAATGIVNLGILCSTETPRERMDMAHVVKELQSIKKIHLSGVGSE is encoded by the exons ATGAAATCTAGTAAGaggagcttcatatttatcattTGTGTCACCCTTCTTCTATTCTCCAATTATTTTTTACCTACATCACAATATCTCATTGCTGAAACTGATCGATTATCTTTACTTGCTTTTAGAGACAATATAAATGATCCATTGGGAGCACTAACTTCGTGGAATGAATCGTCTCACTGCAGCAATTGGACAGGAATTGAGTGCGGTCGTCGGCATCCAAGCAGGGTCGTAGGCTTGGATCTACGATCCATGAGTCTGAAAGGTTCAATATCTCCATATATAGGAAATCtttctttcttaaaatatttcgtCTTGTTCGATAATCACTTCTCAGGCGGAATTCCGGAAGAAATTGGTCATTTATCTCGACTTGAAGTTCTTTTCCTGGCAAATAATTCACTTACGGGAAAAATTCCTAGGAACCTATCCTCTTGTAAAAGTCTCAAGCTTTTAGCATTAATACAGAATAATTTGGTAGGAGGAATTCCTGCGGAACTTGGTTCCCTATCTATGCTTCAACAATTACACCTCATGAAGAACTACTTTTCAGGAACCATCCCAGTGTCACTTTCAAACCTTTCGTTTCTCACTCGATTTGATCTAAGTTGGAACAATTTACAAGGTAACATTCCATCCGAGCTTGGCCAGTTATCAAGATTATCTAAGTTTAGTATTTCAGTAAATAACATTTCAGGAACCATTCCACACCAAATTTTTAACATCTCTTCCATCACTGTTTTTTCTGTGAGCGTTAATAAACTCCATGGATCCATTCCGCCATATATTGGAACTAGTTTCCCTAGACTCGAAACATTTTATATAGGTAAGAATAGATTTTCTGGTGTGCTTCCTTATACGATATCCAATCTTTCCAAATTGTCTATACTAGATGTCAGTCAGAATCAGTTCACTGGACCTGTACCTAAACTGGGTTCGTTGCACGGTCTCATCATAGTAACTTTTGATGGAAATCATCTTGGAGGTGGTGAAGTAGATGACCTTGGCTTTTTTAATTCATTATCAAATTGTAGTCACCTAGAACTATTTTCTATAGTTTACAATAATTTATCCGGCCAGCTGCCAGCTTCCATAGCCAACCTCTCGACAAAGCTTACAAAGTTGTACATGGGGCAAAACAATATATTTGGTGAAATTCCTCCTGGAATTGAGAACCTTGTGAGTCTAAACGGATTAGGCATGGAAAGTAACCAGTTAACCGGAAGTGTTCCTGTTTCCATAGGAAAACTTCCCAAATTAATACTTGTAAATATTGAGGATAACCAATTCTCTGGAAAAATACCATCAAACATTTGTAATAGCACTCAGCTAGAAgtagttggttttagtttcaatAGATTGCATGGTGACATTCCGTCAAATTTTGGCAACTGTAGTAAACTGCGATTATTGTACCTTTATGAAAATCAACTTACCGGTACGATACCAAAACAACTCTTTGGTCTTTCTTCCCTGTCAGATTCGCTGGACCTATCTTCCAATCACTTAACTGGTGATTTGCCTTCAGAGATCGGTAACTTGGTAAAGATTGTCCGCCTCGACTTATCAAATAATCAATTATCTGGGAATATTCCAAGTTCTTTCAAGAATTGCCTCGGTTTACAAGAGCTTCATCTAGATGGAAACTTATTCGAAGGGGTCATTCCTCCATCGTTAAGAAGTTTAAAGGGAATTGAATACCTGGGCCTCTCAAGGAATAACTTGACTGGTCAAATTCCCAAGTATTTTGAAACATTTGTTTCCCTCGTGTATCTGAATTTGTCTTCAAATCACTTGGAAGGCGAAGTACCAAAGCTAGGTGTTTTCAAGAACATCAGTGCATTCTCGGTCGATGGAAATGATAAGCTTTGTGGAGGAATTCCCATACTGCGTCTACCAAGTTGCCCGAGCCATGCATCCAAAAAGAAAAGCAAGCAATTCCATCTCAAGAGACTTCTACTAATAATTTTTGGAGTTGTTGTATGTGTTATTCTCCTGGGTTCCTTTCTCATATGGTTTTGGAGGAGAAAAGCAACAatcagttcttcgtctttaaaaacTCTTGTGGAAGATAAATTTCGAAAGGTCTCATACAGTGAGCTTCTTAAAGCAACCAATGGATTCTCCTCGGAAAATTTAGTGGGAGTTGGAAGTTACGGATCTGTTTACAAAGGCTTACTAACACTGAGCCAGGAGACGACAACATTTGTTGCAGTGAAAGTACTAGATCTCCAGAGACGGGGTGCTTCAAAAAGCTTCATGGCTGAATGTGAAGCAATGCGAAGCATTCGGCATCGAAATCTCGTGAAGATGTTGACTTCTTGTTCTAGTATTGATTTTAAAGGAAATGATTTCAAAGCTCTAATTTCTGAATTCATGCCAAATGGAAGTCTAGAGAGTTGGTTGCACCCGGTAGGAGATGGCGAACAGCTTCAAAGGTCAGCGAGGAGATCATTGAGCTTTATAGAGAGGCTAAATGTAGCCGCTGATGTTGCTTCAGCATTAgattatcttcatcatcattgtCAGACACCAATAGTTCATTGTGATCTAAAGCCAAGCAATGTTTTACTTGATGATGACATGAACGGTCATGTTGGCGATTTCGGATTGGCAAAGTTTCTTGGCGATGTCATCATCAATGTTGAAACGGAACACCATACTACCAGTACTTCAGTCGGTATAAGGGGCTCGATTGGTTATGCTGCTCCAG AGTATGGAATGGGTAGCGATGTCTCGACCAGTGGAGACATATACAGTTATGGGATCATGGTACTAGAGATGATTACTGGAAGGAGGCCTACAGATATCATGTTCACAGATGGTTTAAACCTGCATGCTTTTGCTAAGACGGCTCTTCTTACAGACCGAGTAATGGAAATTATCGATCCTGCACTACTTGTTCCTGTCCGTCCTGAAGATGGTGATGGAAACACCAGCGAAATTCAAGCTAATACTGAGAATAATGCCAAGTTACGCGATGCTGCGACAGGGATTGTCAACCTTGGCATTTTGTGTTCAACTGAAACACCCAGAGAACGGATGGATATGGCACACGTCGTGAAAGAGTTGCAATCAATTAAGAAGATACATCTATCCGGAGTCGGATCCGAATAG
- the LOC113299710 gene encoding probable LRR receptor-like serine/threonine-protein kinase At3g47570 isoform X3: protein MKSSKRSFIFIICVTLLLFSNYFLPTSQYLIAETDRLSLLAFRDNINDPLGALTSWNESSHCSNWTGIECGRRHPSRVVGLDLRSMSLKGSISPYIGNLSFLKYFVLFDNHFSGGIPEEIGHLSRLEVLFLANNSLTGKIPRNLSSCKSLKLLALIQNNLVGGIPAELGSLSMLQQLHLMKNYFSGTIPVSLSNLSFLTRFDLSWNNLQDSLDLSSNHLTGDLPSEIGNLVKIVRLDLSNNQLSGNIPSSFKNCLGLQELHLDGNLFEGVIPPSLRSLKGIEYLGLSRNNLTGQIPKYFETFVSLVYLNLSSNHLEGEVPKLGVFKNISAFSVDGNDKLCGGIPILRLPSCPSHASKKKSKQFHLKRLLLIIFGVVVCVILLGSFLIWFWRRKATISSSSLKTLVEDKFRKVSYSELLKATNGFSSENLVGVGSYGSVYKGLLTLSQETTTFVAVKVLDLQRRGASKSFMAECEAMRSIRHRNLVKMLTSCSSIDFKGNDFKALISEFMPNGSLESWLHPVGDGEQLQRSARRSLSFIERLNVAADVASALDYLHHHCQTPIVHCDLKPSNVLLDDDMNGHVGDFGLAKFLGDVIINVETEHHTTSTSVGIRGSIGYAAPEYGMGSDVSTSGDIYSYGIMVLEMITGRRPTDIMFTDGLNLHAFAKTALLTDRVMEIIDPALLVPVRPEDGDGNTSEIQANTENNAKLRDAATGIVNLGILCSTETPRERMDMAHVVKELQSIKKIHLSGVGSE from the exons ATGAAATCTAGTAAGaggagcttcatatttatcattTGTGTCACCCTTCTTCTATTCTCCAATTATTTTTTACCTACATCACAATATCTCATTGCTGAAACTGATCGATTATCTTTACTTGCTTTTAGAGACAATATAAATGATCCATTGGGAGCACTAACTTCGTGGAATGAATCGTCTCACTGCAGCAATTGGACAGGAATTGAGTGCGGTCGTCGGCATCCAAGCAGGGTCGTAGGCTTGGATCTACGATCCATGAGTCTGAAAGGTTCAATATCTCCATATATAGGAAATCtttctttcttaaaatatttcgtCTTGTTCGATAATCACTTCTCAGGCGGAATTCCGGAAGAAATTGGTCATTTATCTCGACTTGAAGTTCTTTTCCTGGCAAATAATTCACTTACGGGAAAAATTCCTAGGAACCTATCCTCTTGTAAAAGTCTCAAGCTTTTAGCATTAATACAGAATAATTTGGTAGGAGGAATTCCTGCGGAACTTGGTTCCCTATCTATGCTTCAACAATTACACCTCATGAAGAACTACTTTTCAGGAACCATCCCAGTGTCACTTTCAAACCTTTCGTTTCTCACTCGATTTGATCTAAGTTGGAACAATTTACAAG ATTCGCTGGACCTATCTTCCAATCACTTAACTGGTGATTTGCCTTCAGAGATCGGTAACTTGGTAAAGATTGTCCGCCTCGACTTATCAAATAATCAATTATCTGGGAATATTCCAAGTTCTTTCAAGAATTGCCTCGGTTTACAAGAGCTTCATCTAGATGGAAACTTATTCGAAGGGGTCATTCCTCCATCGTTAAGAAGTTTAAAGGGAATTGAATACCTGGGCCTCTCAAGGAATAACTTGACTGGTCAAATTCCCAAGTATTTTGAAACATTTGTTTCCCTCGTGTATCTGAATTTGTCTTCAAATCACTTGGAAGGCGAAGTACCAAAGCTAGGTGTTTTCAAGAACATCAGTGCATTCTCGGTCGATGGAAATGATAAGCTTTGTGGAGGAATTCCCATACTGCGTCTACCAAGTTGCCCGAGCCATGCATCCAAAAAGAAAAGCAAGCAATTCCATCTCAAGAGACTTCTACTAATAATTTTTGGAGTTGTTGTATGTGTTATTCTCCTGGGTTCCTTTCTCATATGGTTTTGGAGGAGAAAAGCAACAatcagttcttcgtctttaaaaacTCTTGTGGAAGATAAATTTCGAAAGGTCTCATACAGTGAGCTTCTTAAAGCAACCAATGGATTCTCCTCGGAAAATTTAGTGGGAGTTGGAAGTTACGGATCTGTTTACAAAGGCTTACTAACACTGAGCCAGGAGACGACAACATTTGTTGCAGTGAAAGTACTAGATCTCCAGAGACGGGGTGCTTCAAAAAGCTTCATGGCTGAATGTGAAGCAATGCGAAGCATTCGGCATCGAAATCTCGTGAAGATGTTGACTTCTTGTTCTAGTATTGATTTTAAAGGAAATGATTTCAAAGCTCTAATTTCTGAATTCATGCCAAATGGAAGTCTAGAGAGTTGGTTGCACCCGGTAGGAGATGGCGAACAGCTTCAAAGGTCAGCGAGGAGATCATTGAGCTTTATAGAGAGGCTAAATGTAGCCGCTGATGTTGCTTCAGCATTAgattatcttcatcatcattgtCAGACACCAATAGTTCATTGTGATCTAAAGCCAAGCAATGTTTTACTTGATGATGACATGAACGGTCATGTTGGCGATTTCGGATTGGCAAAGTTTCTTGGCGATGTCATCATCAATGTTGAAACGGAACACCATACTACCAGTACTTCAGTCGGTATAAGGGGCTCGATTGGTTATGCTGCTCCAG AGTATGGAATGGGTAGCGATGTCTCGACCAGTGGAGACATATACAGTTATGGGATCATGGTACTAGAGATGATTACTGGAAGGAGGCCTACAGATATCATGTTCACAGATGGTTTAAACCTGCATGCTTTTGCTAAGACGGCTCTTCTTACAGACCGAGTAATGGAAATTATCGATCCTGCACTACTTGTTCCTGTCCGTCCTGAAGATGGTGATGGAAACACCAGCGAAATTCAAGCTAATACTGAGAATAATGCCAAGTTACGCGATGCTGCGACAGGGATTGTCAACCTTGGCATTTTGTGTTCAACTGAAACACCCAGAGAACGGATGGATATGGCACACGTCGTGAAAGAGTTGCAATCAATTAAGAAGATACATCTATCCGGAGTCGGATCCGAATAG
- the LOC113299710 gene encoding probable LRR receptor-like serine/threonine-protein kinase At3g47570 isoform X4: MKSSKRSFIFIICVTLLLFSNYFLPTSQYLIAETDRLSLLAFRDNINDPLGALTSWNESSHCSNWTGIECGRRHPSRVVGLDLRSMSLKDSLDLSSNHLTGDLPSEIGNLVKIVRLDLSNNQLSGNIPSSFKNCLGLQELHLDGNLFEGVIPPSLRSLKGIEYLGLSRNNLTGQIPKYFETFVSLVYLNLSSNHLEGEVPKLGVFKNISAFSVDGNDKLCGGIPILRLPSCPSHASKKKSKQFHLKRLLLIIFGVVVCVILLGSFLIWFWRRKATISSSSLKTLVEDKFRKVSYSELLKATNGFSSENLVGVGSYGSVYKGLLTLSQETTTFVAVKVLDLQRRGASKSFMAECEAMRSIRHRNLVKMLTSCSSIDFKGNDFKALISEFMPNGSLESWLHPVGDGEQLQRSARRSLSFIERLNVAADVASALDYLHHHCQTPIVHCDLKPSNVLLDDDMNGHVGDFGLAKFLGDVIINVETEHHTTSTSVGIRGSIGYAAPEYGMGSDVSTSGDIYSYGIMVLEMITGRRPTDIMFTDGLNLHAFAKTALLTDRVMEIIDPALLVPVRPEDGDGNTSEIQANTENNAKLRDAATGIVNLGILCSTETPRERMDMAHVVKELQSIKKIHLSGVGSE, from the exons ATGAAATCTAGTAAGaggagcttcatatttatcattTGTGTCACCCTTCTTCTATTCTCCAATTATTTTTTACCTACATCACAATATCTCATTGCTGAAACTGATCGATTATCTTTACTTGCTTTTAGAGACAATATAAATGATCCATTGGGAGCACTAACTTCGTGGAATGAATCGTCTCACTGCAGCAATTGGACAGGAATTGAGTGCGGTCGTCGGCATCCAAGCAGGGTCGTAGGCTTGGATCTACGATCCATGAGTCTGAAAG ATTCGCTGGACCTATCTTCCAATCACTTAACTGGTGATTTGCCTTCAGAGATCGGTAACTTGGTAAAGATTGTCCGCCTCGACTTATCAAATAATCAATTATCTGGGAATATTCCAAGTTCTTTCAAGAATTGCCTCGGTTTACAAGAGCTTCATCTAGATGGAAACTTATTCGAAGGGGTCATTCCTCCATCGTTAAGAAGTTTAAAGGGAATTGAATACCTGGGCCTCTCAAGGAATAACTTGACTGGTCAAATTCCCAAGTATTTTGAAACATTTGTTTCCCTCGTGTATCTGAATTTGTCTTCAAATCACTTGGAAGGCGAAGTACCAAAGCTAGGTGTTTTCAAGAACATCAGTGCATTCTCGGTCGATGGAAATGATAAGCTTTGTGGAGGAATTCCCATACTGCGTCTACCAAGTTGCCCGAGCCATGCATCCAAAAAGAAAAGCAAGCAATTCCATCTCAAGAGACTTCTACTAATAATTTTTGGAGTTGTTGTATGTGTTATTCTCCTGGGTTCCTTTCTCATATGGTTTTGGAGGAGAAAAGCAACAatcagttcttcgtctttaaaaacTCTTGTGGAAGATAAATTTCGAAAGGTCTCATACAGTGAGCTTCTTAAAGCAACCAATGGATTCTCCTCGGAAAATTTAGTGGGAGTTGGAAGTTACGGATCTGTTTACAAAGGCTTACTAACACTGAGCCAGGAGACGACAACATTTGTTGCAGTGAAAGTACTAGATCTCCAGAGACGGGGTGCTTCAAAAAGCTTCATGGCTGAATGTGAAGCAATGCGAAGCATTCGGCATCGAAATCTCGTGAAGATGTTGACTTCTTGTTCTAGTATTGATTTTAAAGGAAATGATTTCAAAGCTCTAATTTCTGAATTCATGCCAAATGGAAGTCTAGAGAGTTGGTTGCACCCGGTAGGAGATGGCGAACAGCTTCAAAGGTCAGCGAGGAGATCATTGAGCTTTATAGAGAGGCTAAATGTAGCCGCTGATGTTGCTTCAGCATTAgattatcttcatcatcattgtCAGACACCAATAGTTCATTGTGATCTAAAGCCAAGCAATGTTTTACTTGATGATGACATGAACGGTCATGTTGGCGATTTCGGATTGGCAAAGTTTCTTGGCGATGTCATCATCAATGTTGAAACGGAACACCATACTACCAGTACTTCAGTCGGTATAAGGGGCTCGATTGGTTATGCTGCTCCAG AGTATGGAATGGGTAGCGATGTCTCGACCAGTGGAGACATATACAGTTATGGGATCATGGTACTAGAGATGATTACTGGAAGGAGGCCTACAGATATCATGTTCACAGATGGTTTAAACCTGCATGCTTTTGCTAAGACGGCTCTTCTTACAGACCGAGTAATGGAAATTATCGATCCTGCACTACTTGTTCCTGTCCGTCCTGAAGATGGTGATGGAAACACCAGCGAAATTCAAGCTAATACTGAGAATAATGCCAAGTTACGCGATGCTGCGACAGGGATTGTCAACCTTGGCATTTTGTGTTCAACTGAAACACCCAGAGAACGGATGGATATGGCACACGTCGTGAAAGAGTTGCAATCAATTAAGAAGATACATCTATCCGGAGTCGGATCCGAATAG
- the LOC113299710 gene encoding probable LRR receptor-like serine/threonine-protein kinase At3g47570 isoform X2: MSLKGSISPYIGNLSFLKYFVLFDNHFSGGIPEEIGHLSRLEVLFLANNSLTGKIPRNLSSCKSLKLLALIQNNLVGGIPAELGSLSMLQQLHLMKNYFSGTIPVSLSNLSFLTRFDLSWNNLQGNIPSELGQLSRLSKFSISVNNISGTIPHQIFNISSITVFSVSVNKLHGSIPPYIGTSFPRLETFYIGKNRFSGVLPYTISNLSKLSILDVSQNQFTGPVPKLGSLHGLIIVTFDGNHLGGGEVDDLGFFNSLSNCSHLELFSIVYNNLSGQLPASIANLSTKLTKLYMGQNNIFGEIPPGIENLVSLNGLGMESNQLTGSVPVSIGKLPKLILVNIEDNQFSGKIPSNICNSTQLEVVGFSFNRLHGDIPSNFGNCSKLRLLYLYENQLTGTIPKQLFGLSSLSDSLDLSSNHLTGDLPSEIGNLVKIVRLDLSNNQLSGNIPSSFKNCLGLQELHLDGNLFEGVIPPSLRSLKGIEYLGLSRNNLTGQIPKYFETFVSLVYLNLSSNHLEGEVPKLGVFKNISAFSVDGNDKLCGGIPILRLPSCPSHASKKKSKQFHLKRLLLIIFGVVVCVILLGSFLIWFWRRKATISSSSLKTLVEDKFRKVSYSELLKATNGFSSENLVGVGSYGSVYKGLLTLSQETTTFVAVKVLDLQRRGASKSFMAECEAMRSIRHRNLVKMLTSCSSIDFKGNDFKALISEFMPNGSLESWLHPVGDGEQLQRSARRSLSFIERLNVAADVASALDYLHHHCQTPIVHCDLKPSNVLLDDDMNGHVGDFGLAKFLGDVIINVETEHHTTSTSVGIRGSIGYAAPEYGMGSDVSTSGDIYSYGIMVLEMITGRRPTDIMFTDGLNLHAFAKTALLTDRVMEIIDPALLVPVRPEDGDGNTSEIQANTENNAKLRDAATGIVNLGILCSTETPRERMDMAHVVKELQSIKKIHLSGVGSE, from the exons ATGAGTCTGAAAGGTTCAATATCTCCATATATAGGAAATCtttctttcttaaaatatttcgtCTTGTTCGATAATCACTTCTCAGGCGGAATTCCGGAAGAAATTGGTCATTTATCTCGACTTGAAGTTCTTTTCCTGGCAAATAATTCACTTACGGGAAAAATTCCTAGGAACCTATCCTCTTGTAAAAGTCTCAAGCTTTTAGCATTAATACAGAATAATTTGGTAGGAGGAATTCCTGCGGAACTTGGTTCCCTATCTATGCTTCAACAATTACACCTCATGAAGAACTACTTTTCAGGAACCATCCCAGTGTCACTTTCAAACCTTTCGTTTCTCACTCGATTTGATCTAAGTTGGAACAATTTACAAGGTAACATTCCATCCGAGCTTGGCCAGTTATCAAGATTATCTAAGTTTAGTATTTCAGTAAATAACATTTCAGGAACCATTCCACACCAAATTTTTAACATCTCTTCCATCACTGTTTTTTCTGTGAGCGTTAATAAACTCCATGGATCCATTCCGCCATATATTGGAACTAGTTTCCCTAGACTCGAAACATTTTATATAGGTAAGAATAGATTTTCTGGTGTGCTTCCTTATACGATATCCAATCTTTCCAAATTGTCTATACTAGATGTCAGTCAGAATCAGTTCACTGGACCTGTACCTAAACTGGGTTCGTTGCACGGTCTCATCATAGTAACTTTTGATGGAAATCATCTTGGAGGTGGTGAAGTAGATGACCTTGGCTTTTTTAATTCATTATCAAATTGTAGTCACCTAGAACTATTTTCTATAGTTTACAATAATTTATCCGGCCAGCTGCCAGCTTCCATAGCCAACCTCTCGACAAAGCTTACAAAGTTGTACATGGGGCAAAACAATATATTTGGTGAAATTCCTCCTGGAATTGAGAACCTTGTGAGTCTAAACGGATTAGGCATGGAAAGTAACCAGTTAACCGGAAGTGTTCCTGTTTCCATAGGAAAACTTCCCAAATTAATACTTGTAAATATTGAGGATAACCAATTCTCTGGAAAAATACCATCAAACATTTGTAATAGCACTCAGCTAGAAgtagttggttttagtttcaatAGATTGCATGGTGACATTCCGTCAAATTTTGGCAACTGTAGTAAACTGCGATTATTGTACCTTTATGAAAATCAACTTACCGGTACGATACCAAAACAACTCTTTGGTCTTTCTTCCCTGTCAGATTCGCTGGACCTATCTTCCAATCACTTAACTGGTGATTTGCCTTCAGAGATCGGTAACTTGGTAAAGATTGTCCGCCTCGACTTATCAAATAATCAATTATCTGGGAATATTCCAAGTTCTTTCAAGAATTGCCTCGGTTTACAAGAGCTTCATCTAGATGGAAACTTATTCGAAGGGGTCATTCCTCCATCGTTAAGAAGTTTAAAGGGAATTGAATACCTGGGCCTCTCAAGGAATAACTTGACTGGTCAAATTCCCAAGTATTTTGAAACATTTGTTTCCCTCGTGTATCTGAATTTGTCTTCAAATCACTTGGAAGGCGAAGTACCAAAGCTAGGTGTTTTCAAGAACATCAGTGCATTCTCGGTCGATGGAAATGATAAGCTTTGTGGAGGAATTCCCATACTGCGTCTACCAAGTTGCCCGAGCCATGCATCCAAAAAGAAAAGCAAGCAATTCCATCTCAAGAGACTTCTACTAATAATTTTTGGAGTTGTTGTATGTGTTATTCTCCTGGGTTCCTTTCTCATATGGTTTTGGAGGAGAAAAGCAACAatcagttcttcgtctttaaaaacTCTTGTGGAAGATAAATTTCGAAAGGTCTCATACAGTGAGCTTCTTAAAGCAACCAATGGATTCTCCTCGGAAAATTTAGTGGGAGTTGGAAGTTACGGATCTGTTTACAAAGGCTTACTAACACTGAGCCAGGAGACGACAACATTTGTTGCAGTGAAAGTACTAGATCTCCAGAGACGGGGTGCTTCAAAAAGCTTCATGGCTGAATGTGAAGCAATGCGAAGCATTCGGCATCGAAATCTCGTGAAGATGTTGACTTCTTGTTCTAGTATTGATTTTAAAGGAAATGATTTCAAAGCTCTAATTTCTGAATTCATGCCAAATGGAAGTCTAGAGAGTTGGTTGCACCCGGTAGGAGATGGCGAACAGCTTCAAAGGTCAGCGAGGAGATCATTGAGCTTTATAGAGAGGCTAAATGTAGCCGCTGATGTTGCTTCAGCATTAgattatcttcatcatcattgtCAGACACCAATAGTTCATTGTGATCTAAAGCCAAGCAATGTTTTACTTGATGATGACATGAACGGTCATGTTGGCGATTTCGGATTGGCAAAGTTTCTTGGCGATGTCATCATCAATGTTGAAACGGAACACCATACTACCAGTACTTCAGTCGGTATAAGGGGCTCGATTGGTTATGCTGCTCCAG AGTATGGAATGGGTAGCGATGTCTCGACCAGTGGAGACATATACAGTTATGGGATCATGGTACTAGAGATGATTACTGGAAGGAGGCCTACAGATATCATGTTCACAGATGGTTTAAACCTGCATGCTTTTGCTAAGACGGCTCTTCTTACAGACCGAGTAATGGAAATTATCGATCCTGCACTACTTGTTCCTGTCCGTCCTGAAGATGGTGATGGAAACACCAGCGAAATTCAAGCTAATACTGAGAATAATGCCAAGTTACGCGATGCTGCGACAGGGATTGTCAACCTTGGCATTTTGTGTTCAACTGAAACACCCAGAGAACGGATGGATATGGCACACGTCGTGAAAGAGTTGCAATCAATTAAGAAGATACATCTATCCGGAGTCGGATCCGAATAG
- the LOC113293436 gene encoding cell wall / vacuolar inhibitor of fructosidase 2-like yields MGSLSFLHLVVLLLLSQNFSSAPYRHQQFATGDSASIRNICKTTNYNKLCISSLKSNSSSLTADIRGLAVIMIGIGMSNATRTSTYLSSQMLSNTNDVVMKKLLKECADKYTYANDALQSSLQDLSNMSFDYAFVDVTAAKDYPNSCHNAYRRFPGLAYPPEMARREEYLVQICDIALGMIGKLLE; encoded by the coding sequence ATGGGTTCACTTAGTTTTCTTCatcttgttgttcttcttctactctccCAAAATTTCTCTTCTGCACCTTATCGCCATCAACAATTTGCAACTGGAGATTCAGCTTCCATCCGTAATATTTGCAAAACCACAAATTACAACAAACTATGCATCTCTTCTCTCAAATCAAATTCCTCAAGTTTGACAGCTGATATCAGAGGCCTTGCTGTTATTATGATCGGTATCGGAATGAGTAATGCAACTCGAACATCTACCTATTTGTCTTCTCAGATGCTTAGTAACACAAATGATGTTGTGATGAAGAAACTTCTCAAGGAATGTGCTGATAAATACACGTATGCAAATGATGCTTTGCAATCATCTCTGCAGGATTTGTCTAATATGTCATTCGATTATGCTTTTGTTGATGTTACTGCGGCTAAAGATTATCCAAATAGCTGTCATAATGCGTACCGAAGGTTTCCAGGGTTAGCGTATCCGCCTGAGATGGCACGTAGGGAAGAGTATTTGGTGCAAATCTGTGATATAGCTCTTGGAATGATAGGGAAACTTCTTGAATAG